tgtcatttgttgatgttcaaagcgccttcattctatgtgtgttattatctctatttatgtcatctatgtgtgattgcaagtggggtactccctagtggtgatgctcCACTATTGTCCTTGTGTTTGGGATGCATGGTAacatggccgtgctattccacttggtgatcttgtatgctcaacttgagcatgttccatctcaagatattaacttacaccacacccaccccctttgtagtatagaggtatcaatgtcatgatcttggtgtattctcaacttgagaggagtatgccgtgtaccatcttggagaatatgttggatagtgacactccactatctaagttgtgtaattagcaccacaaatctgagagtatattcctccttgtgttgtcataatacatgcttaccttaagcaagtatgatccactccactacccctttatacctcatctatggcgggatgactctcatctcggccgtagtgcaatactagttcaactcatgaaactataggttgggaacccctcaaggttttccttgttgtaaatgtttatgaaaaccttgggtgaggcaatcttacccaagcgtatggtttatgaaaggaaaggatcttgacaaagatggttggaaagaggaaatgtgtgtgtgacttgggtttttgagaaaaacgacacatggttctctcTCGTATTCGCCcgaacaattaacccgcgcaaccacactactccaacgtgggcacggggcttagcttgacgtttgttcttcttagcatgaggcaccgcacaactatacaagggtacggttacccccgagtccgggttgtcgtagttggagacaatcgtataacgggaggccttcggggctgacccgtccggaagacactatgggtctcctggcttggcggtggagccacgctcaaagggaggtgagctgccacggtgccggggaggtacatactccatagggtaggacctcttgctaagttgaataggcgaaaggcttcgactgattatccgagactcgcatactttcgtatgacgaaccggggatgatcccggcggatttatcagatcttgtggggaaagtgcgcacactctgcagagttaaaactattcgaatagccgcgtccgcggtcatggacggttgggatggccgttaccgagctgtgtcgagttttggtttagaaaatgatttccaaaggaaatgtgtgtgttggatgtaccggaagggtacggaaaggctggtgccgaccatatggagatggtcgaggaaaatgaaacaaaattgggtgacccttcctagtgtttcatgtagagggtctcttcttcaacaaagatatagagatgtcataggactttcctagtatccccatcaattgagatggcggtatgctacctcttctttaacaaaggtatagagatgtaataggactcccttagtgtccccatcactcgagatgccgggatgctatatccacaagagaaactatttctcttccacatgctatatccacaagagaaactatttctcttccacatgctacatccacgagagaaactatttTTCCTCTCTTGCCTTCTCTAGTTAAAAtttttatcaccttcttgatggtttgcgagtacaattccaaatgtactcacggctttgtccctggctatttacttagccagacttgaaggagttcgacagatgaagaaggagttgacgacgtctatgcgggcTAGGAACGTctccccagtcagttgcctgtagggttatggcagatgacttgggtactgcgctgctgaagtgatgatgctactctgatgtttagttaggcccttcgaggctattatgtaagtattggtcatgtgaccatgttgtaattttcttattccgctttgtaatggatggtgtaatttgatatcagttcggttgtgtgttcacggcgcactgatcatgggatcgtgaactgtatacataacagggtatttcggacagctagtccggggtccccacagagctggtatcagagccatcctgactgtaggagaccttagttagcatggacgttagttaggaaacaagtacttggacaaaactatttacaaaacaaattgtttctttagtcggaagtatagcttctactcctcttatttattcaaagcttctaaaattcttgcctctccgctttataaaaaggtttgaaaattcttactctattgtctcagccaattcaaacctacatattggacgatgtccccaactcgggATCGGAGACTCGAACTCGAAGATGGCTCAATCCCTCAGGAAGACTCATATATCTCCAActgcagctattgaagattggatgccgacgTAGCCGTGTGCTTGTTGGGATGAAaacatcatgtctttggttgtcaccaaagtctgtcaaggagctgaccttcttcctccgtggacttgcactttttgcagtcatctgggatcaagtcctcagttcttgactagtaatttttaggccagctacAAGAAGTTGACTATTTCGAGAGTACCTCAACAactacctcttcgaagacctcacgtccccgggatgttgagcaagaagactacgcagttttctcctccgcctcaacataGAAGACCGAACACCAGGCCTGCTTCGCAACCAACTGCCCCGAAAATCCATGTTGGAGTCCATAAGAGCAAAATGAAGACggcaacatatgtgaccagcccccaaaccaataggatggataggacaaactcaatcgctttgattgagctacccccatgCATTAGGCATTCCATGGGTACTTAGGTTACCAtgcctggtttgatgattgcttgtagttcccttgtgtgctgccttgagtgtcttttgtttgtttgttgtgtgtataaTTGTCTTGGCTTTTCGGTCTGAAAAACACCCTTAGTGTGATAAACTAGCTTAGAAAGCCTCCCaaagatgttttcaccctcacctacctcgccgatgttttgctaactgctagttagttggataaGTTAACGAAAAGCTCTAACTCTACccccgttagcagttgttttttCAAACATCAGGAAAACTAACCCAAACCCCCATCTACGCTAACTTCCTTCAATatcagctggagcatctcgactacgccaagaaagaagaagccctaccttcaagaatgactgcacctctgcgagaagacatgctaatttggactaaccttggagcataatcgcgctaacctcgaggatattttcttgaaaactaccctctaacacaccgtctaacaagttGAGTGAACAATAGcatcaaagccaagctacatcacatggttcatctggtcctcatcaagtgaaggctcctgaagatacctcaagactcaagactttaggcgtagtttacccgctaacttcttagttgctactgaagtcagcaccgaccctcaagctgaagattgtcttcgacgacccctgttgctgcttcatatgggtaccaaccaggcgtttcatcAACTTATTAACTCACGGCGCGTCCCctatggtttagttaacaccgtgagtgcctcttgaagttgcggtctgcacgtcgcccctgaagattcttcaactgagtacggaagatcgatgactccttcagaagcccccgacaggaccgcaaggcagaagctctaagattttccgaaagcccgatgaaaaatcttaagggtggaagtcttccactaaaagttggagctaaccctaacattttaaacctttctaacaCATCGTTGGAAATGTGggatgcactaacccctcttgaagcCATGGACTACTCAACGCCCGCTGAAGATGTTCAACTCCAAAGATCAATGGCTTCTCCAAAAAGCGCCCaacaagacccgtggccgaagcttacagtttttaacgccccctccctgatgaacaattttaaggatggaagacttcgtcttccactaaatttaagctaactctaaaaagttttcaaccctgctcaaGCACCATTGGGTGCACTAACTCTCCCACAATCATGAACCCCGCTAGGATCATTAAGAAGGTATAGATCCAACATCTGCACGGAGTCGTcagcctcttcatgaagctcgccatcgtcAGAAATCCATCATGTCTCTCACAAGCTGAAGTTGCGACCCTCTCCACACAAAGGCATGTCTACATAAAAATGGAGTCTAATTTtcgttaaactttacaacccctccagttctacgctcagtaatctcgggacgagattattttaagggtggaagatctgtaacaccccaacttttgcaaccttgattaattgtccatatttcaaaaattagggggaacaaaaactttttctatagactaatttagatgagttgccttgatttgtttgttgtgatgaattgctttgatctgccactagatatattgtcttgatttcttgttgagttctgtgttgagtacctcaaagaacaacacctctagtggtcagacatacaactcacctaataaaacacatgtgtgacttaggtaaaattgttttcctttttactacatcaaactcttctcctgatggcaacatgagtgtgccatcttgatattcctatttgtgttagtccagctcaaaccatccttgaatccaaaatttgggatcatctacccttatcacatccttctcttatacccactcatcataggttgattctgaagccaagtcaacaatctgttttggcaagcttataagttccagactttggcagttgatatctaagcaaccaccactgttattgttgacctcaatgcatggatctcatctatgcaacatcctcttcaacctccacgtcttgcatgtctcagtcaatccttgcagctcatatattcaacttgatcttgtaccctatccaatgttttacctcaagatcacttccttcacttttacctcttgtttttattcaagtttaatcttcacaaaaccaagattgggaatgatgggtacattttgaggccaccatctacccttgagaacactcctccctaaattagttttctttctcaaaaaccctattgtttttccttctctagttttgatcacaaaactacttctagttttataaaatcttttcaggatatttcttcaaagaaaacaaagaactgaaatgggttttgtttttcatcccatttctaccaagtactgatttctaaaacattattttctattttgttttccattttacaaaaggcttgtttatggtacctataccatttcttgtcttcctcttgcttattttacatttgagaaaaactctacttcacttgagaaagtaagtagaacattttgacctcctatgttccaactagtttctctcaacattttcaaattccattccacttgagttcattcccaattgaggtgtttcaaatccctttcaaataaattcttttttttcaaatgacaatccttgcacatcttatgcacatcactgatttaccacattgtatcccctcatcctccaattcttgatcaaatggatgatcatttgatactttcaaatggactcccttcaactgaaccctagactcagggagtatttcaaaccactcccaattgacctctttttTAGAACAACTTATTTTTCCTCATACCTATCTCACTCCCCCATTCTTTTCCATCAACACCTTGACCTCTTGAATTGATTTTATGCCACCATATTCACCATTGGTGTTGTATCTGTACTTCCATCACTACCCCTCTAAACCTTGGATCTATCTCTTTCCATCATTTGTTTGCCACAAACAAAGTGATAACAAATTTTCCTTTTGATGCATATCACTCTCACTCTCCATTTCTATCTCTATGTCTCAACCTCCATCAacattacctcctcaacatcatgcacatggatgatgtgcatctctctctcattgttcatttttgtttggcaagaatggagccggccaatttGTGTTTGCATTTAAAATTCGGCCAGCACTATCTCCCCTTTTCCTTCTTATACAAGCCATGCCTCCCACCTACCCCAATCCATAAATGGGCAGCCTCCCAACCAactcaatcaatgaggaggctacctcccaaccaactcaatcaatgaggaggcagccaacccaccccctctccctctatataaaggggcttggcagcctactccctcctcacttgctctcatttcccactctccactcctctccactcctctcctttgcctcatttcttttcactccctactatttcctccactccctcacactctcctcctccacttccccacgaaaatggtgctccccttgctcccatggccggccatagccatggcaagccaccaagatgaagctctccccctccctcaagctcatcctcaccatgagagcctccctctccttcttctccctaaccttagatggtttaatctcctcttcttctccctccattgctaagattggatcttgatgcaggtgtatgttggtccaagcatggagaaggttgagctatcctcagatctgaagttcttgagcaaagttcgtccaaaaccttgcagtaatttctgtttcttgctgtttcagattctggtacgatcttgtaaaatccgccaaatctcgtgtgcagatccaaatcgagtggttcaaagttctgcagataggtactaaaaatatctacaacttggctttggtctcatcctcaaattcgttacggattttgcatgataaataaagttctgcaaacatgcagaaacattgtttgttagatttcttccgttttacaaaacctttttgagcaaactcaatttTTGGTGAAAGCCCactccagtaccttcattttggcgttgggttcacttcaaatgacctaatggaattgaaatggttcacagatcaagatctggtcagatctgactttgtcgaattaaatcaggagcttggaaacgaatttttgaatgaaaccagttgggtaagaaccacctttacaatacctttcagatgcagctgacctcatatttttatgagttgtgtacgatttgtggtgaattaaactttttctgtgtgttctgcagacatggctgttagcttttaattcatcaaaaatccatttttgaacctaattgagtgattccacttctgtaggattgctgaatgttttcttaatcatctcaaacaagtttcaaacctttatctgttctgcaactccatagttaaagcaaatggtgaaaacatgcagtgaacttgtaaatccatttgtgagagtttcagaaatattttgaacccaaatccaattgcgtgtgaatctctgtttaattaccgttcaaatgccagtggcctcatatttttaggatgtttctacgatttatggcttacagatcttgttttctgtacagtcagattcaaagaaattcctaaaattgtaggtttgatatttttgggtgtttccaattgggttagtcttgtattagtactggccatctaggaaaaatagtgttagtctctgttcatgcattttcgttactgttagtaaggtatatgtgtgacatgcattgttggaccAAAACTTGTTGGGTTTATTTAaaaaccttgaccaactctttttattagaaatgggcaacctttgttttatgtttgcaaaacaaaatctctgcaatttaacattagctcttttgttttgcttaagttttcaaatggtagggcatatcatttgcttcctattcttgtgtggtgttatgtgagcaaactaagttaggaaaactgttttctactttttccaaaaatgtttgaaaatgttttgtgaatgtatttgatgtcaaactaatgcttttgtcctctttatgatgttatctaccaggggatgtttggtttatactatggtgataaccgagagaggcaattgctaagttgtgatactctcatacctttactaggtaaataacatgggttttctttaagttgtttgtggtatctataagtcctttgtatggtagctctttattgaatggttaaattatggttgttgtatgtttgttttgttggtgcaatgtgattgattgtgttccttttatattttccggcgatagacgcgagcaattccggagaagaagaagaagtggaattggacaaggattttatttatattgttgggattcttatattgatggagttgaagaagtacagggacaaataagccaaggcaagccatcttttgatctctgatccggtgtctagttggatgtcatttgttgatgttcaaagcgccttcattctatgtgtgttattatctctatttatgtcatctatgtgtgattgcaagtggggtactccctagtggtgatgctcCACTATTGTCCTTGTGTTTGGGATGCATGGTAacatggccgtgctattccacttggtgatcttgtatgctcaacttgagcatgttccatctcaagatattaacttacaccacacccacccctttgtagtatagaggtatcaatgtcatgatcttggtgtattctcaacttgagaggagtatgccgtgtaccatcttggagaatatgttggatagtgacactccactatctaagttgtgtaattagcaccacaaatctgagagtatattcctccttgtgttgtcataatacatgcttaccttaagcaagtatgatccactctactacccctttatacctcatctatggcgggatgactctcatctcggccgtagtgcaatactagttcaactcatgaaactataggttgggaacccctcaaggttttccttgttgtaaatgtttatgaaaaccttgggtgaggcaatcttacccaagcgtatggtttatgaaaggaaaggatcttgacaaagatggttggaaagaggaaatgtgtgtgtgacttgggtttttgagaaaaacgacacatggttctctgtattcgcccggaacaattaacccgcgcaaccacactactccaacgtgggcacggggcttagcttgacgtttgttcttcttagcatgaggcaccgcacaactatacaagggtacggttacccccgagtccgggttgtcgtagttggagacaatcgtataacgggaggccttcggggctgacccgtccggaagacactatgggtctcctggcttggcggtggagccacgctcaaagggaggtgagctgccacggtgccggggaggtacatactccatagggtaggacctcttgctaagttgaataggcgaaaggcttcgactgattatccgagactcgcatactttcgtatgacgaaccggggatgatcccagcggatttatcagatcttgtggggaaagtgcgcacactctgcagagttaaaactattcaaatagccgcgtccgcggtcatggacggttgggatggccgttaccgagctgtgtcgagttttggtttagaaaatgatttccaaaggaaatgtgtgtgttggatgtaccggaagggtacggaaaggctggtgccgaccatatggagatggtcgaggaaaatgaaacaaaattgggtgacccttcctagtgtttcatgtagagggtctcttcttcaacaaagatatagagatgtcataggactttcctagtatccccatcaattgagatggcggtatgctacctcttctttaacaaaggtatagagatgtaataggactcccttagtgtccccatcactcgagatgccgggatgctatatccacaagagaaactatttctcttccacatgctatatccacaagagaaactatttctcttccacatgctacatccacgagagaaactatttTTCCTCTCTTGCCTTCTCTAGTTAAATtttttatcaccttcttgatggtttgcgagtacaattccaaatgtactcacggctttgtccctggctatttacttggctagacttgaaggagttcgacagatgaagaaggagttgacgacgtctatgcgggcTAGGAACGTctccccagtcagttgcctgtagggttatggcagatgacttgggtactgcgctgctgaagtgatga
This region of Lolium perenne isolate Kyuss_39 chromosome 2, Kyuss_2.0, whole genome shotgun sequence genomic DNA includes:
- the LOC127333277 gene encoding uncharacterized protein isoform X2, with product MLVQAWRRFWYDLVKSAKSRVQIQIEWFKVLQIDQDLVRSDFVELNQELGNEFLNETSWGMFGLYYGDNRERQLLSCDTLIPLLDASNSGEEEEVELDKDFIYIVGILILMELKKYRDK
- the LOC127333277 gene encoding uncharacterized protein isoform X1, with product MQVYVGPSMEKVELSSDLKFLSKIQIEWFKVLQIDQDLVRSDFVELNQELGNEFLNETSWGMFGLYYGDNRERQLLSCDTLIPLLDASNSGEEEEVELDKDFIYIVGILILMELKKYRDK